Below is a window of Aeromonas veronii DNA.
TTCACCGACAGGGGCTTGACACACACAATTCGACAGGAATGGGGTAATCTGTTTTCTCGATGCAAGCACGAACAACTGCTCGCAACCACTCCTGAGGACAACGACCCAGTTTTTTGGCGGTCTCCACCAATGACAGGATGCGCTGGCGAAATTGTTCCCCTCGATGAGACCAAACGCCAAAGCTTCCCTTACGCCACAGCACATAACCGCGCAGGGCTCGCTCCGCCTCGTTGTTAGTCAAGGCGAGCTCATCATCGTTCATGAACCGCCACAGCATCTCGTCATCCCGGAGCAAGAGTTCACAGCGCCCACGGTAACGCTTGGTGCACCATAACGCTCCCAATTCCAACCGCTTGCGCCAGTTTTGCCTGTATCGCCTGAGCCTTCGCAGATAACGCTCTTTGCTCAGCAGACCGTTTTCCCATCGGTGCCTGGCCCTGAACACGCTGTCTGCCAGCAGGACCAGGCGGGCTCCGATTAGCTGATTAACGTCATCACTGCTATCGGCTATTGCGGCCACATTGCGCGCCACATGGGCCCAGCACAGCTGACGCTGACTGGCATCGATGAAGCGGTAACCGGCGTACTGATCTGTCACCAACACGCCATCGAGTTCAGAACCCAGCAACCGCTTGGCGGCATCCTGACCACGCCCGTAGGCGGTCATGAAGCAGACCGCAATCTTGCTCAGCGCCAACCACATCCAGCGCCGCTCGCCACCGCGCTGGTGCCGGGTCTCATCGGCATGGATATGGCTTGCCGACTGCACCTGCCGCTTGATGGCCTGGTGCGTGGGGGTGAGCATGGCGCTCACCCGGCCCTGCGCCTCGCTGATGGCACCGCGACTGAAGGTCAGGCCGAAGTGCTGTTTAAGCTGCTGCTGTATCTGGCTGATGCTCTGATGGAACTGGCCACTTTGCAGGGCAATGTAACTGAGTAAATGGGTGCCCATCTGGCAGCTGCTGATCGTCTCGGGCAGCTCAGCCTGGGCACTGGTCACGCAGTGAGTGCAGGTGCCCCGAAACAGCCGATGCTCAGTGACGAAGTAGCTTACCTCGGGCAGTTCAAACACCTGATGCACGCGGTAGGGTTTGGCATGAGGCAAGACGTTGCCACCGCAACAGAGGCACTCCGACGCCGGATAGTGAGCCGTTGTCGTCAGCCGGGCATCATGGGGATGCAGTTCGCGCCGGCTCCCCTTGTGGCCGGGCTGTGCCCCCGCTTCTTGCCAGAAGCAGGCCGTTTGCGCTCAGAGCGTGGGGCCGCTGCGCCATCGCTGGATGGCGGCTTGGATGAATTGCCGCTGTGTTGATTAAGGCGATCCTCCAGCTCGGCAATACGGTCGAGTAGCTTGTAAATCAGCTCATTGGCCTGCTCCAGCGTGAGCGGCAATCCTGGTGGAGGCGTGTTGTTCCTGTTCATGAAGACAAGGTTGCCTGATGGGCAGGATCAAACAAGAAGCAAATGTGGATCAAGAGACGATCGTATCATTATTTGCCTGTCAATACCCTGCGGGTGAACAGTTACCAAACGGGCGCCGCATTCAGCTATTGCGCGGTGTGAGCGGAGCTCAGATACCGTACTGGGCGCGGTAAGCCTTCATGGCAACCAGCTGCTCGGCCAGCTCCGGCTGCTCGGCCTGCTTCTCTTCCAGATAGGCAATCAGATCGCTCATCTGGATGATGGCGATGATGTGGGCGCTGTAGTCACGCTCCACCTCCTGAATGGCGGAGAGCTCGCCCTTGCCCTTCTCCTGACGGTCCAGCGCGATCAGCACGCCCGCCAGCGAGGCGCCGTTGGCCTGGATCAGATCCATGGATTCACGGATGGCGGTGCCAGCGGTGATAACGTCGTCCACCAGCATGATGCGCCCCTTGAGCGGGCTGCCCACCAGATTGCCGCCCTCGCCGTGATCCTTGGCCTCCTTGCGGTTGAAGCACCAGGGCACGTCCACATCGTGCTGCTCCACCAGCTGCACCGCAGTGGCGGAAGCGATGGGGATCCCCTTGTAGGCCGGGCCAAACAGCACATCGAACTCGATACCGGCATCCATCAGGGCGGCGGCATAGAAGCGGCCGAGACGGGCCAGATCGCGGCCGCTGTTGAACAGACCGGCGTTGAAGAAGTAGGGGCTTTTACGACCGGATTTCAGGGTAAATTCACCGAATTTGAGGACCTGTTTCTCCAGGGCGAACTCGATAAATTGACGCTGGTAGGCTTTCATTCTGGCTCCTTGCTTGGCTTGTCGTTGTCTTGTGTGGGGGTATAAAAAAACGCGGTCAATGCCGCGTTTTTAAAATCAGGAGAGTGACTGCTTCTGCAGCGCAATGATCTCGTCAATGCCGCCCTTGGCGAGCCCCAGCATCGCCAGCAGCTCCTCATGGGTGAAGGGCTCGGCTTCCGCGGTGCCCTGCACCTCGATGATGCGACCATCTTCGGTCATCACCACGTTCATGTCGGTCTCGGCGGCGGAGTCTTCGATGTACTCCAGATCGCAGATGGCTTCGCCCTGATACATGCCGACGGAAACGGCGGCGATCATCTGCTTGAGCGGGCTCTGCTTGATCATGCCCTTCTCGACCATCCAGTTCAGCGCATCCACCAGCGCCACGCAGGCACCGGTAATGGAAGCGGTGCGGGTGCCGCCATCGGCTTGCAGCACATCACAGTCAACGGTGATGGAGTGCTCGCCCAGCGCAGTCAGGTCTACCGCGGCGCGCAGGGAGCGGGCGATCAGCCGGGAGATCTCCAGCGTACGGCCACTCTGCTTGCCGGAGGCCGCTTCGCGGTTCATCCGGGAGTGGGTGGAACGCGGCAGCATGCCGTATTCGGCAGTGACCCAACCCTGACCCTTCCCTTTCAGGAAGCGCGGAACGCTGGTGTCGACGCTGGCGGTGCAGAGCACGCGAGTGTTACCGAACTCCACCAGCACTGAGCCTTCTGCATGTTTGGTGAAATTGCGGGTAATGGTAACCGGGCGAAGTTGCGCGGCACTGCGATCGCTGGGACGTGACATGGAACGGACCTCTGGGCTGGCTCAAATTGGCGGGGGATTATAAGTGATCCCGCCCCAAATATCAGCCGCTAAAACCACGGCATCGGCTGACGAGCAGGGCCGGGCTGAGTATACTGGCCGCACACTTCATCAAGCCCGGAACAATCAATGATTCACAGCATGACCGCCTACGCCCGCAAGGAATTCAAGGGCGACTGGGGCACAGCCGTTTGGGAAATTCGTTCGGTCAACCAGCGCTATCTGGAAACCTACATTCGCCTGCCGGAGCAACTGCGCAGCCTGGAGCCGGTACTGCGTGAGCGTTTCCGCGCCAAGCTGCAGCGCGGCAAGGTGGAGTGCAACCTGCGTTTCGAAGCCGCTCAAGCCGATGCAAAGCAGCTGCATATCAATGAAGAGCTGGCCAAACTGATCATCGATAGCGCCAACTGGGTAATGAAAGAGGCGGGCCAGGGTCAGCTCAATCCGGTCGACGTGCTGCGCTGGCCGGGCGTCATGGCCGCCGCCGAGCAGGACATGGACGCGGTCGCCACCGAGCTGCTCGGCGGGTTTGACCAGACCATGGAAGATTTCCTTGCCTCCCGCGCCAGCGAAGGGGCCAACCTCAAGGCGCTGATCGAACAGCGTCTGGCCGGTATTCAGGTGGAAGTGAAGAAGGTGCGCGAACACCTGCCGCAGATCATCGAGTGGCAACGCCAGAAGCTCACCGACCGGCTGGCCGAAGCCAAGGTCGAGCTGGATCCGGCCCGCATCGAGCAGGAGATCGTGCTGCTGGCCCAGAAGATCGACGTGGCCGAAGAGCTGGATCGTCTGGAGATGCACATCAGCGAAACCAACAAGATCATGAAGAAGGGCGGTGCCTGTGGCCGTCGCCTCGACTTTATGATGCAGGAGTTCAACCGCGAGTCGAACACCCTCGGTTCAAAGTCGATCAATGCCGAAGTGACCCAGTCCGCCGTCGAACTCAAGGTGCTGATCGAGCAGATGCGCGAGCAAATTCAGAACATCGAGTGATCGATTGAACCGCGCTTGCCAATAAAAAGAGCCCTTGATGATCAAGGGCTCTTTTTTTATGACGACGACAGAAGCGGCAGCGACGGTCACTCAGCACCGTAGGTGTGAATAACGTAGCGTATTGGCCCGATCACGCGTTTGGATAACCGCCTGATAAACGAATCATTACAGGCGCTAAATGGAGGCTGGCGGTAAACGGATGGTTACGCTTGGCTAACCACCCCTACGGGCTTCGCCATACAGCCAGTCGGTTGCTAATCATCGGGGTAACCGTTGCACTTTGCGCATCTCATCTACCAGCCTTTGGCGTCAGCGTAGAAGGAGTTACGGCCCCGTCCTCTCCCGGAGGGCGCGGCCAGCTTAATTCCCTCCCCTAGCAGTCAATAACTCCCATACCGTTTCCAGCGCTTGTTGTACTTGCGCCGTTCGTGTTCATGTTCGATGAAAAATGCCGTCCACGGCAGGATGTTGTCACCGCGGTCATCCAGCATCGCCGCCTGATCAGCCCAAAAATCTTGACAGACACGCCCACTGGGCGCACTATTTCCGCAACACGGCCCCTGTCGGTAATGCTGCTAGTCAGCAAAACTGCTCAGGGGTTTTTTGTTGCCTGTGATTTTCTTTACCAATCCTGTTGCCAGTTTGCAGGGGCACCCATGCCTGACAGGTCTAGGCCAAGATGGGCCAGATCCGGGAAAGCGTTGAGATGATCGCGCATCCGCTGCGGCCAGCTTGAGTTTGGGTTGATATAAGCCATCAGGTGGCGGCAGATCCGTAGCAGCAAGAAGCAGCGAGCCTGCGCATGGTGATTGTTTGTGTAGCTCGCAACCCAAGGCAAATTGGCAGCATGCGGCAGCTTTGGCTGTTCCGTAATGTTGCGATTCCACAACCGGCTATGGTGAGCACACACATTGCGCAAGTAGTTGAGACTGCGCAGCCAGGTTGCAAAGACCCGGCCATTAGCAACGCCATAGGCTGCCGCGATCTGATCCTGTTCCGTCTCTCTCATGCCTGCATAGAGCGTTGACATGGTGCCAAAATCCCAGACTTCACAGGCCACCCAAATTGGCAGCGGCAGCCCATATTTGACCTTGTTGTGTTTGACGAACTCCTCTTTGGAGCGGCCAATCAATCTGCCGTGTTTACCTAACCAGTCGTGATGCTTACTGACGCCGCTGCTCTCGTCAAGTTGCTGGCTGAAACCGGCAAACAGACACTCCGGCTTGAGATAGGCGAAGGGGTCAAGCTGCCCCAAGGTGTGGGAAATATCGACACGAATGGCGATTTCGATCCGCTCCAGCGCATCCATCGCCAACATGCGCAGTCGCTTGTCGAACACATAGAGTTCAACCGCATCGATGAAGCGGCTACCCGCCTTGAAGTGTTCCAGCGCGACACGGGTCGTTTTGATTTTCTGCGGCTTTCTGCCCTGCTCAGATAACAGAATCACCTCGCCAGAGCGTTCACGAAACGGATACCAGTAGCCACTGAGCCGGTAGTAACCGATGCGTTCGAGATAATCGAGGGCGATGGTCTGATCGGTGATGGTCATACCGCGCCGTTGCAGTTGGGCAAGCTGATCCTGATGGCTAAGCCACGGTTTGGTGTAGGGCATCAGCTTAGCGTCCCCTCTACCAGCGACTCGGCCAGCGCAAGCTGGGTCTGCTGGCTGGTTTGCAAGCGGGATTTTAGTTGGTCGCAGAGAGCCATTAACTCATGAACCCTGGAAATGATACGAAGTTGCTCTTGATATGGTGACATCGGAATTGGGATTTCCTCCCACTTACTTCTATTGATAATCGGAGTCGCAGAACCAGTCGCTCGTTCTAACAAGAGATTTGTAAAGGCCTTTGTAGTCATTGCAGCCAACAAAAAATATGAATCACATAAGATTGGTCTAATAGAGTTTATCTGTTGATTAAATCCGATCTGCCTGTCACATATGGTGGACTTACCTATAGACCCACCAATACAAACCATCAAGATATCCCCAGCGTTTGCTTCAGAGCTGAGCTCCAAGCCTACGTCACTAAGATACTTTTCTGCTGCCAATAATTTACCAGATGGAGTTATTTGTCCTGGCCCAATAAAAGGAATTTCACCATCATAAAAGGCAGAGTTTCCAGTGCTAGGAGTTTTCCCCGTTGAGCAAATCCCTATATTTCCAAGTCTGGCCCACTCCCATCCCTGCGGTAACTCAAACGGCTTTTCGTCTTCGCTGATCGCAGGTAGCGGTTTCTCTTTTTTGATTTTCTTCTCTTTGACCATCTGGGCTTTTTCGGCGGCGATGCGTTCCAGCAGGGCTGAGGCGGGTTCATCGCTCGGGTCTTGCGGCACCAGCTTGCCCATTACCGCCAATTGCAGGACGGTCTGTTTCAAGGCGTCAATACTGGCCTCGGTGGTAAAGAGGGTATCGAAGTGAGTGGTTAGCCGCGCCCAGTTTTGCGCCAGCTCATCAGCATCGCTGGAGTCTGTCAGCGTGGCGAGCAGGGTCTCCACCAGCGTCTGATGGGCCGCCAGCTGTGATTCGCTGCGCTGCTCCAGCTGGTCGCAGAGAGCCATAAGCTCATCCACTTTGGCAACGATGCGGTGTTGTTCTGGCAAAGGTGGGATGGCAATGACAAGTGGATTTAATTTTTCCAACGATATATTAGCAATATTTGTTGTCTGACTTGAGCTATCGATAAGAACAGACCTTGTCTGAGGTGCTCGTAATACAGCCATCAAAAAAGACGCATCAATTTCATATGGTCTAATTACACTAAGAAAACCACCAAATGTTGCACTTCCAGATGGTATTTCAGAAATGTAAGCAACTTTACCAACAAGCTCCTTGCTGTTTGCCATAGACATAACAATATCACCAACTTCGGCACACTGTTCTTGGCGTTTAACAAATGAGGTGTTTATATAAAGCAAGTCATCCCATTCTATTTTATCTTGGACATTAGCTGTGCGTAGGCAAGCTATTTTGCCCTCTGACGGTTCGCGGTGTTTTTCGCTAGCAGGAAATGTAATACCACGAATAATGGCTACAATATTTCCTAAACATCCCCACTCCCACCCCTCCGGCAATTCAAACGGCTTCTCTTCCTCGCTAATTTCCGGCAAGGCTTTGGGCTTTTTAATTTTGCCCTCTTTGACCAGCCGCGCCTTTTCGGCTGCAATCCGTTCCAGCAGCACGGAGGCCGGTTCATCGCTGGGGTCTTGCGGCACCAGTTTACCGCGCACGGCCAGCTCCAGGATCAGCTCGCGCAGCTTTTTGATGCCGGTCAGTTCCAGCTTGCTGTTGCTGCCGCGTCCGGCACTGCTTTTCGGGCGCACCGCCGCGGTCCAGAGATCCAGATGGTCGGTAATCAGATTTTCTATTTTCAGCGCCGCCATTATGCCTGCTCCCCTTGCTTGGCCGCACTTTTGCCCAAGGCGTCGCCCAGAATGGCTTTTAGCTGGTCACGCAGGGTCTGGATTTCAGCCTGCTCGGTGGCATAGCGCGCCAGCAGCTCGTCGGGGTCATGGCTTATCTGCTCGCCGACATGGGGATTTTTAATATCGAGGTTAAAGTTGCGCTCGATAATGGTGTCGATGCCGACCTTCCAGGCTTGCTCGTTCTCTACCCGGGCAGCAAAGCCGTCCGCCTCATCACCCCACCAAGCGATCTCTGCCTCAAATTCCTCAAACTTCATCGGCTTGGTTTTGCTGTAGTTCTTCACCCCGGCCGGATAGGGGTGCTCGTAGAACCAGACATCCTGGGTGGGCTGCCCCTTGGTGAAGAAGAGGATATTGGTCTTGATGCCGGTATAGGGGGCAAACACGCCGTTGGGCAGCCGCACTATGGTGTGCAGGTTGCACTCGCTGGTGAGCAGTTGCTTGATCTTGGTTTTGACCCCTTCGCCAAACAGGGTGCCATCGGGCAGCACCACGGCGGCACGACCGCCCTTGCCATTTGTTGCCGGGGCAAGGACTTCGATAATCAGCTGCAGGAACAGGTCGGCAGTTTCGCGGGTGCGCAGATCGGCCGGGAAGTTTTGCTCGATGCCATCCTCTTCGGTGCCGCCAAAGGGCGGGTTGGTGAGGATCACATCGATATCGCTATCCCAGCTCGACAGCGGTTTGTCGAGGGTGTTGCCGTGGCGGATCTGCACCGGCACCTCGATGCCGTGCAGCAGCATATTGGTGGTGCAAAGGAGGTGCGGCAGCTGCTTCTTCTCGACCCCCAGGATCTGCTGCTGCAGGGTCTGGTGGTCGGCAGCGGTCTCGACATAGTGCTCTTTGACATGATCGAAGGCGCAGGCGAGAAAGCCACCGGTGCCGCAGGCCGGGTCCATGATCCGCTCGCCGAGTTTGGGATCGATGCGGTTGACCATAAAGCGGGTGACGGCGCGGGGGGTGTAGAACTCACCCGCGTTACCGGCGCTTTGCAGGTCGCGCAGGATCTGCTCGTAGATATCGCCAAACAGGTGGCGTTCGCTGCTGTCGGTAAAGTCGATCTCGTTGAGCTTGTTGATCACCTGCTTGAGCAGGGTGCCGTTTTTCATGTAGTTGAAGGCATCGCTGAACGCCTCTTTCACCACATAGCCACGAGGGTTGAGATCGATATTGGCAGGCTGGTTTTTCAGGCTGTCGAACAGATCGTTGTTGACGAAATCGAGCAGGGCATCACCGGTCAGCCCTTCGCTATCGGCCGCCCAGTTGCGCCACAGGAAGCGCTCGGGGATGGGGCAGCGGTAGTTATCCTGCTCAAACTCCAGCTCCTCTTCCTGGGCGTCGAACACTTTCAAAAACAGCAGCCAGGAGAGCTGGCCAAGGCGCTGGGCATCGCCGTCGATACCGGCGTCCTTACGCATGATGTCCTGAATGGATTTGATGACTGAGCTGATGGATGACATGGGATTCTCTGCTTTTTACAAAAATGGCGACGAATGCGTCAGGAGTATCGATAAAACAAGCGGCCATCATTGGAATGGCCGCATGGTAGTTCAGAAGCAGTCAGGTCGTCAGGCGCTCTGCTGCTCACGATCAGTGTGGCGATAGATTTCTTGCTCCAGTTCGGTGATGGCCTGCTCGAACTGTTTGGGACCACCAAACCCCTTCTTGGCCAACTCCAGCGGGCGACCCAACTCGGTAAAGGGGGCGACTTTTAGCGCATCCTTGGTCTCAATCTCGGTCACGCCCTGATCGGCATACTTGTCGAGCAGGCTGGTAAGCACCTGCTGGGCGGTGTCGTTGTACTTGGTGAAGTAGTTGCGCTTTTTGACGTTGTTGGCCCGCTCGCGGCGGGTCAGTGGCGGCTGATCGTATACCACATGGCAGATAAGGTCGAACGGGTCGAGCTCCTTGCCCACTTCCTGCTCCAACACCTCCCACAGCACGCCCGCCTGAGCCAACTCATCCATGATGGCTTGCTTGCGCTCGGCCCCTTGCCAGCGTTTGGTGAAGGCATCGAGGGTGGCAAACTCCTTGAGCAGGGTCTTCTTGGTGTAGTCCTTGAAAGATTCGGTCACCAGCTTGCCATCGGCGTCATAGTACTGCACCCGCTCGGCGATAACGCTGACCGCGACCCCCTTGACATAATATTTGCTGACGCCGGGCTCGGGGCCACCCAGCGGGCCTGCGCCCTGGCCACCTGCGCCCTGACTCCCAGCGTCACTGTGGCCACCGTCACTACCGGTTGTGTAGCTGCCGGGTTGTTCATCGACTCCGGGAGCAAACGGATCGTCATTGTTGCCGGGTTCATCGGCTGGCAGTGGATCGGCTCCGTCGATGATATCGCCCAGGCCTTCATCCGGTTTGTTGATGTCTATCGGTTTGACCACCATGACGCGCTCCGGCTCGCCGTCGAAACGCGGGTCGGCAAACAGCTCGGTGGCCTTCTTGAAGTCGAGAATGGTAAACCAGAGCTTGCCGTACTTGTCGTCGATACGGGTGCCACGGCCGATGATCTGCTTGAACTTGGTCATGGACTGGATGTTTTGATCCAGCACCACCAGCTTGCAGGTCTTGGCATCGACGCCGGTGCTCATCAGCTCGGAAGTAGTGGCAATCACCGGATAGGGCTTTTTCGGGTTGATAAAGTTGTCGAGCTGGGCTTTGCCAAGGTCATCATCGCCGGTGATTTTCATCACATAGCGCTCATCCTTGGCCATCTGATCCGGGTTGAGGTTAACCAGCGCCCGTCGCATCCGGTCGGCATGATCGATGTCGTTGCAAAACACGATGGTCTTGGCCATCGGGTCGGTT
It encodes the following:
- a CDS encoding YicC family protein, producing the protein MIHSMTAYARKEFKGDWGTAVWEIRSVNQRYLETYIRLPEQLRSLEPVLRERFRAKLQRGKVECNLRFEAAQADAKQLHINEELAKLIIDSANWVMKEAGQGQLNPVDVLRWPGVMAAAEQDMDAVATELLGGFDQTMEDFLASRASEGANLKALIEQRLAGIQVEVKKVREHLPQIIEWQRQKLTDRLAEAKVELDPARIEQEIVLLAQKIDVAEELDRLEMHISETNKIMKKGGACGRRLDFMMQEFNRESNTLGSKSINAEVTQSAVELKVLIEQMREQIQNIE
- the pyrE gene encoding orotate phosphoribosyltransferase, translating into MKAYQRQFIEFALEKQVLKFGEFTLKSGRKSPYFFNAGLFNSGRDLARLGRFYAAALMDAGIEFDVLFGPAYKGIPIASATAVQLVEQHDVDVPWCFNRKEAKDHGEGGNLVGSPLKGRIMLVDDVITAGTAIRESMDLIQANGASLAGVLIALDRQEKGKGELSAIQEVERDYSAHIIAIIQMSDLIAYLEEKQAEQPELAEQLVAMKAYRAQYGI
- a CDS encoding Abi family protein; translated protein: MPYTKPWLSHQDQLAQLQRRGMTITDQTIALDYLERIGYYRLSGYWYPFRERSGEVILLSEQGRKPQKIKTTRVALEHFKAGSRFIDAVELYVFDKRLRMLAMDALERIEIAIRVDISHTLGQLDPFAYLKPECLFAGFSQQLDESSGVSKHHDWLGKHGRLIGRSKEEFVKHNKVKYGLPLPIWVACEVWDFGTMSTLYAGMRETEQDQIAAAYGVANGRVFATWLRSLNYLRNVCAHHSRLWNRNITEQPKLPHAANLPWVASYTNNHHAQARCFLLLRICRHLMAYINPNSSWPQRMRDHLNAFPDLAHLGLDLSGMGAPANWQQDW
- a CDS encoding type I restriction-modification system subunit M, translated to MSSISSVIKSIQDIMRKDAGIDGDAQRLGQLSWLLFLKVFDAQEEELEFEQDNYRCPIPERFLWRNWAADSEGLTGDALLDFVNNDLFDSLKNQPANIDLNPRGYVVKEAFSDAFNYMKNGTLLKQVINKLNEIDFTDSSERHLFGDIYEQILRDLQSAGNAGEFYTPRAVTRFMVNRIDPKLGERIMDPACGTGGFLACAFDHVKEHYVETAADHQTLQQQILGVEKKQLPHLLCTTNMLLHGIEVPVQIRHGNTLDKPLSSWDSDIDVILTNPPFGGTEEDGIEQNFPADLRTRETADLFLQLIIEVLAPATNGKGGRAAVVLPDGTLFGEGVKTKIKQLLTSECNLHTIVRLPNGVFAPYTGIKTNILFFTKGQPTQDVWFYEHPYPAGVKNYSKTKPMKFEEFEAEIAWWGDEADGFAARVENEQAWKVGIDTIIERNFNLDIKNPHVGEQISHDPDELLARYATEQAEIQTLRDQLKAILGDALGKSAAKQGEQA
- the rph gene encoding ribonuclease PH — its product is MSRPSDRSAAQLRPVTITRNFTKHAEGSVLVEFGNTRVLCTASVDTSVPRFLKGKGQGWVTAEYGMLPRSTHSRMNREAASGKQSGRTLEISRLIARSLRAAVDLTALGEHSITVDCDVLQADGGTRTASITGACVALVDALNWMVEKGMIKQSPLKQMIAAVSVGMYQGEAICDLEYIEDSAAETDMNVVMTEDGRIIEVQGTAEAEPFTHEELLAMLGLAKGGIDEIIALQKQSLS
- a CDS encoding restriction endonuclease subunit S, giving the protein MAALKIENLITDHLDLWTAAVRPKSSAGRGSNSKLELTGIKKLRELILELAVRGKLVPQDPSDEPASVLLERIAAEKARLVKEGKIKKPKALPEISEEEKPFELPEGWEWGCLGNIVAIIRGITFPASEKHREPSEGKIACLRTANVQDKIEWDDLLYINTSFVKRQEQCAEVGDIVMSMANSKELVGKVAYISEIPSGSATFGGFLSVIRPYEIDASFLMAVLRAPQTRSVLIDSSSQTTNIANISLEKLNPLVIAIPPLPEQHRIVAKVDELMALCDQLEQRSESQLAAHQTLVETLLATLTDSSDADELAQNWARLTTHFDTLFTTEASIDALKQTVLQLAVMGKLVPQDPSDEPASALLERIAAEKAQMVKEKKIKKEKPLPAISEDEKPFELPQGWEWARLGNIGICSTGKTPSTGNSAFYDGEIPFIGPGQITPSGKLLAAEKYLSDVGLELSSEANAGDILMVCIGGSIGKSTICDRQIGFNQQINSIRPILCDSYFLLAAMTTKAFTNLLLERATGSATPIINRSKWEEIPIPMSPYQEQLRIISRVHELMALCDQLKSRLQTSQQTQLALAESLVEGTLS